A genome region from Aliivibrio salmonicida LFI1238 includes the following:
- a CDS encoding LysR substrate-binding domain-containing protein, whose amino-acid sequence MRISLKQLNVFTAIAQEKTMTKAAERLFITKPAVSLSLSELEKNLGYKVFDRVNNRLVLNSEGRQLLPLADELLERAEAIEHQFTADSQLTGSLNIGASDTIGNHIAPVLLSKFQQQHPCDIQQLFISNTAQIINRLLEFKLDIGLVEGKAHHPKLNMIEWQQDDMYIVCAPSHPLAMQNIITLEDLEHSTWLLREEGSGSREYFLNHIASNLNDWHESLQLHTTEAIINCCSENMGLACLSQLAAQNSINDGRLVQLPYEKKLTRPYWLLVHKEKYQTPLLQYFMTFIQR is encoded by the coding sequence ATGAGAATTTCACTAAAACAACTCAATGTATTTACGGCAATTGCTCAAGAAAAAACAATGACGAAAGCGGCTGAGCGACTGTTTATTACAAAACCTGCGGTGAGCCTTTCATTGTCTGAACTTGAAAAGAATTTGGGTTACAAAGTATTTGATCGCGTAAATAATCGCTTAGTGTTAAATAGTGAAGGCCGCCAACTCCTTCCTTTAGCGGATGAATTACTAGAACGAGCTGAAGCTATCGAGCATCAATTCACTGCTGATAGTCAGTTGACTGGTTCATTAAACATTGGTGCCAGTGATACGATTGGTAATCATATCGCACCAGTTTTACTGAGTAAATTCCAACAACAACACCCTTGTGATATTCAACAGTTATTTATTTCAAATACCGCTCAAATCATTAATCGACTGTTGGAATTCAAACTCGATATTGGCTTAGTTGAAGGGAAAGCACATCACCCCAAGCTAAACATGATTGAATGGCAACAGGATGACATGTACATAGTATGCGCCCCTTCTCACCCGTTAGCTATGCAGAACATAATTACATTAGAAGACTTAGAACACTCAACTTGGTTATTAAGAGAAGAAGGATCTGGTAGCCGGGAGTATTTCCTTAATCATATTGCATCCAATTTAAATGATTGGCATGAGTCCTTACAGCTTCACACCACCGAAGCCATTATTAATTGCTGCTCTGAAAATATGGGGCTCGCATGTTTATCTCAATTAGCCGCTCAAAATTCGATTAATGATGGACGGTTAGTTCAGCTTCCTTATGAAAAGAAATTGACTCGTCCTTATTGGTTATTGGTTCATAAAGAAAAATATCAAACGCCATTATTGCAGTATTTTATGACTTTTATTCAACGTTAA
- a CDS encoding YebG family protein yields MAVIVKYVVERNGEEKMTFTSKTEADAYDKMLDVADELFTLLNESNLIEDEGKQEELSLYLAKHKEDVLVALGAKRKPVPKKAKIEAVKDEESDAA; encoded by the coding sequence ATGGCTGTTATCGTCAAATATGTAGTTGAGCGCAACGGAGAAGAGAAGATGACTTTTACCTCTAAAACTGAAGCCGATGCTTATGACAAAATGCTGGATGTTGCAGATGAACTTTTTACTCTGCTAAATGAAAGTAATTTAATTGAAGATGAAGGGAAACAAGAAGAGTTGTCTCTTTACCTGGCTAAGCACAAAGAAGATGTTTTAGTTGCTTTGGGCGCAAAACGTAAACCTGTACCTAAAAAAGCAAAAATTGAAGCCGTCAAAGACGAAGAGTCTGACGCCGCTTAA
- a CDS encoding alternative oxidase, with the protein MSDFELKHKATTKMSERIAYKITQCLKFLLNIFYGSQYAKRAVILETIAAVPGMVAGMFNHLKALRRMKDDEGWIRELLNEAENERMHLMIFLDIAKPRWIERTLVLLGQGVFMVVYSFIYLLSSKVAHRVVGYFEEEACKSYTEYLSKIDNGDVENEAAPQIAIDYYQLPNDALLRDVILKIRDDEAKHRDRNHSFADAYENHDLPAHQR; encoded by the coding sequence ATGTCAGATTTTGAACTAAAACATAAAGCGACAACGAAAATGTCAGAGCGTATTGCTTATAAAATTACGCAGTGCTTAAAGTTTCTTTTAAATATTTTTTATGGTTCTCAATATGCAAAGCGTGCCGTTATTTTAGAAACGATTGCTGCGGTTCCTGGGATGGTTGCCGGCATGTTTAATCACCTAAAAGCATTACGTCGTATGAAAGATGATGAAGGGTGGATCCGCGAATTATTGAATGAAGCTGAAAACGAAAGAATGCATTTAATGATATTTTTAGATATTGCAAAACCTCGCTGGATAGAGCGCACGTTGGTTTTATTGGGCCAAGGTGTCTTTATGGTTGTTTATAGCTTTATTTATTTACTCTCATCAAAAGTGGCTCACCGAGTGGTCGGTTATTTTGAAGAAGAAGCTTGTAAAAGTTACACCGAATATTTAAGTAAAATTGATAATGGAGACGTGGAAAACGAAGCTGCACCACAAATAGCGATAGACTATTATCAATTACCAAATGACGCATTACTGCGTGATGTGATCTTAAAGATTCGTGATGATGAAGCAAAACATCGAGATCGTAATCATTCGTTTGCTGACGCTTATGAAAACCACGATCTTCCTGCTCACCAACGTTAG